The Strix aluco isolate bStrAlu1 chromosome 29, bStrAlu1.hap1, whole genome shotgun sequence nucleotide sequence gccgggagcggcgcggggggctCGCACCCCCCTTGGCACCGGCCCTaccccccctcctctctgttctccCTCGAGCAGCGTCCCAGGGCCGGGGCCAGCCCCGTCCCCCGTCCTCGCCCCGACTCCTGGCAGCGGCCCCGGGCTCGAGACCCCCAACAGCTCCCAGCGGAACCCAGCAAggacccggcccccccccccccgcggcccccccgctcCGGCCAGCGCCAGGAACCAGCCGCTGATGGGGGCCAGACCCCGCTCGCCACCTCGCAGGATGAAACCTCCGGCTGCGAAGATGCTGCCCCTCCTCCCCCGTCACTCTTTGCCAATCAAGACACtgattctggttttaattttgcgAGGGGACGGGTGGgatgagcggggccggggggcgggggggcccgcgcccccctccccgccgggcccACCCTGGCTGTGTAGAAGTCGTGCAAAGCCATTGCCGTGCACTTTATGTTTTAGACTActgttatatattatatattttcctctttttttttttgttttgtttatatttgcagTATATTTAGAGATTCCTACACATCGtgatgtgtttaaaataaaccagatgaggaaaaaaaacaggtattAAGACAAAGCAAAACTCTATTAAACCTGCATGCTGTAAAGGGCTCGGAAAAGGGAATGGGTGCGTTCGtcgtcttttttctttttcttttttttttttaaagaaaaaaaaataaagtgaaaacagCGCGGTGGGTTTCAtgtccttcctcctgcagcaggtgggGTGGGGGCGTGCGCTGGGGCTCCGCCAGCTCCTCTGCCTGGGGGCTGCGCTCCTGGGGGTGGGtgcgcggcccccccggcccccccccccccccccccccttcaggGAGCAGCTGCCggggcaggatcgggcccctgcgcccccccagcagcacccgggcagggGCAGACGCCGtccccggggtggggtggggggaaggtaaGACACGAGCTCAGAAAAGTCAgaattgggttttttcctcctttgtttatAGACTTAAAAACGCTGCGTTGTCGTTAGTGCTTTGGACAGAGACTTTGCAGAGGGAAGGAGCGACCCGGCCTCTACTCGCATGCACttggggggccggggaggggcccGGGGGGactgagccctgcctgcccccctgcccgccccgctgcCGAGTCTCCCAGGTACCAcagctggggctttttttttttcccccccctttttttttcacccatcctttgaaacacaaataaaaaccccagtaaaaagctcagcccccccccaaagcagcagcatccacctctgtaaaaatcaataaatatccTCCGCCTGCCTCGAGCCCGGCGCTGGGCTCccgggggggcagaggggggctgAGCACCCAGGGGGGCACCCATGGCACATGCTGGCCCGACCCCCCACCCTGTGTGCCCGGGGCCGAGGGGATGGTGACAGGGGCCAGCGACGGGCAGCCCCCACCCCTCTGGGGGGGTATTTACAGGGGGGGACACGCACACGAGCCCCTCCAGCATCCTcctgcccagcagccccaggccccCACTTCCAGTTTAGATCCCAGgctccctgcagcactgggggggGCACAGGCTTGAGGCggcagctcccccctccccaaataacTGCCCCCCCCCCGTCAGGTCGGCACCACAGCAGCCCCCAGCGGGCCGGGGGGGGACACCCGGCTCCGGCCCCTCCCTCGCACAGACGTTCCCCAGACAGGAGCCGTTATTGCTTGTAAACACAGCGGGGTCGGGGGGGTTTCAGCCTCtgtgccccggcccccccccgcacACCCCCAGCCCGGGCCCAACGCCGCCGCCTGGCCCCTCGCTCCCGGGGGGCTCGGCCACCCCACGCTACCGGACCCCCGCGCTGGTCTGGGGGGTGCGGCCAGGGGCCCCCCACGGGCCCTCCCGGCCTTCCCGTGCCGGGGCCACCCCTCTGGCCGCAGGGGGGATGGAGCCCTGAACCCCGGTGGGGGCCGAGCCCCCCCACGCCAGGGTCGCTGCCCCTCACGCTGGGCCTAGACAGGGCTGTGGTCGGGGGGGGCGTCGCTGGCCGCCACGGCCACCGTGGGCTGGGCCCTGGCTCCCGCTTTCCTCAAGCGCCCGTAGAGCCGCTCCTCGAGGCCGCCGGCGATCTTGTCCATCAGCTCCGAGCCagagcccagccccaggcacctCCCGGGGCCGGGGCAATCGTCGTCCCCGGGGGGCTCGGAGCCAGCCTTGGGCTCAGGGGCCACCTCTCCGGGCTCCTCCACGATCACCTGGATCtcggggtcggggggggggacCCCATCGGCCGCCTCGGCCGCCTCCTCGTCGCCGGCGCTGACGATGCGGGGCAGGGGGCTGTGGAACCGGGCGTCCAGGGGGTAGTTGGCGCTGTCGCCGCGGCGCAGGGGGGTGCGGTGCCGCTCCAGCGCCGGGTAGCGCACGCCGGGGTCGCTGTACTGCTTGGCGTGCTGCCACTGCTTGCGCAGGTGCGTGCGGGAGCGGTGCTTCCCCCGCAGCGGCGACTCGTCGAACTGGGGGTCGTGGCGCACGAAGGCGTTGAACAGGGCGTCCGTCTTCTCGTCGATGCTGTAATCCCGCCGGGGCAGCGCGTCCCGCCCCGGGAACATCTGCCCGTATGGGGACCAGGCCAgggggctgtggggatggggggggccgCCGCCCGCTGCGCCCCGGGCcgtgctgccttcctcctcctcctcctcctcctcctcctcctcctcttcctcctcctcctccggctccCGGCCCTCAAAGCTCTCGAAGATGGTGCCTTTCCGCCCCGCGCTGGTGAAGCAAATGCGCTTCTCGGAGGCCGTCTGGTCCTTGGGGGGCCCCTCCTCGCCCCCCCGGCTGGGTGCCTCGATGGAGGCGTAGCCACTGTCCATCTGCAGCAGCTTGCGGGTGCCGGGCTCCGACTCTTCAGGCTTGGGCCGACCCCAGAGCTTCTCCTCGGGGCCTTCGGCCTCgtccagagaggaggaggggcagggggggccgccgccgcccgaggAGACGCTGTCCCCGCCGTCGCTGCGCACCGAGTCCTGGTCGTTGCTGCGCTCGGCGGAGGCGCCCAGCTCCAGCGAGGCGCGCAGGCTCCACAGGTCGTGGCAGGCGCTGGGCTGCGCGGGGACAGCggcctccccggggctgcccgcgccCCCCTCGCCCGGCTCTAGCCTGCGGGCAGCACCCCGGCGTCACAGCGCGGCCCCGGGGTCCCCCCAGCGCTgtccccaccctgcccagcacccggATCCCGCTGCCCCCCACACGCGGGGCGGTGCCCCGGTGCCCCCCTCGCCCATCCCCTCTATCTATCGAAAAATACCTGCCGAGAGAGGGTggggggctggcgggggaggGCAGGAAGGGGCCGCCGGCGGGGTGAAAGGCCACGTCGTCCGTGCGGGCGATGTACTGGATGATGTCGGTCTGGTGGGGGTCCCGGTCCTCCTGGTCCATGCTCTCGCTGGCCGCCCGCTGCCGCTGGAACTGCCGGCGCTTGGGGGACCCTGGGGGGCacacagggcagggcagggctgggccgggggggACGGGCTCATCCTGGCACAGGGagcaccctccctgctgcccacacatcccccccgctgcccctcccgctgccccccacCTCTGGTGTCCAGGCTGGACGCCCGCTGGGTGCTCTCCAGCTTCCACTTCTTGATCCTGAAGTAGGGGCTGGCCCCGTCCAGGCTGGCGTGACGGCGCAGGCGGGTGAAGAACTGCAGGACGGTGCCctgggtgggggccggggggggctccccggggccggcGCTGCCGCTCCTGGGCGCTGCTGCGAActgggggggtgtggagggggtGGGGGTCTGTGAGTGCCCGCTCGGCTCCAGgcgcagcccccagcccggcTCCTTTGTCCCCCTCCCACTGCAGCAGATGCACAAACGTCCCCCGGGGctcggggaggggcggggggggcagagcCTGGCCCGAGCTGGAcgcccccatccctccccagagccctggcacagagcagggggcggcgggcagcccccCCACAGAGCACGGGGCTGTCCCTGCGCTGGGGAATGGGGTCAGGGACGGGATCCCTGGGGCTGCACAGGCTGGAGAGCCCCTTCCCCCGCGGGGgcgcagccccccccaccccggcactCACCGAGGGGCCCTCCCCGGAgtcggaggaggcggcggggctgcccTCGGCGAAGCTGGTGTCCACGGTGGAGTTGTAGgtgtccccgggcagggcagagctggggcacaCGGCGTGGCTGGGGAGCGGCGGCTGCGGCAGGGCCCCCGCGGGGGGCTGCGAGGCAGAGGGGGGGGCTCGGCGCGAGGCTCCTGCACCCCAGGATCTCCCATCCCCCAATCCAGCAACGCCCCGAGGCTCCCACCCCGCGTCCAGCAGTGCCTCCTTGGGGTGCTGCCGGATGCCCGGGCGCCCCCCCACACGTCCCAGCGGTGCCCgcccggggtgctgggggctcACCTGGAAGATGGCGAGGCCAGGCTtggcggggggcaggcggggggtcATGGCCAGGCTGTTCTCGCTGGACTCGCACTCGTGGATGGTGACGATCttgagggcgggcggcgggaggtGCAGGTGGGTCAGGCGGGCGTTCTTCAGGTGGTGGAAATCCCCCTCTGTCAGCGTGTACCTGCGGGGGCACGATGGGTTTTAGTGggcggggggc carries:
- the CBARP gene encoding voltage-dependent calcium channel beta subunit-associated regulatory protein, which gives rise to MSDDPTPWDNATESATAVPGEVSPPQDGYVLLLALLSIFIGGTLVLLSGVLILCRRCCQAERRHSRASDDPEKTTTTYLDDSQPAQDITIKVEDPDCLSSSSYRDVESERFLSSSSSTARRVSFNEAALFDQGKKTQEKGRRYTLTEGDFHHLKNARLTHLHLPPPALKIVTIHECESSENSLAMTPRLPPAKPGLAIFQPPAGALPQPPLPSHAVCPSSALPGDTYNSTVDTSFAEGSPAASSDSGEGPSFAAAPRSGSAGPGEPPPAPTQGTVLQFFTRLRRHASLDGASPYFRIKKWKLESTQRASSLDTRGSPKRRQFQRQRAASESMDQEDRDPHQTDIIQYIARTDDVAFHPAGGPFLPSPASPPPSLGRLEPGEGGAGSPGEAAVPAQPSACHDLWSLRASLELGASAERSNDQDSVRSDGGDSVSSGGGGPPCPSSSLDEAEGPEEKLWGRPKPEESEPGTRKLLQMDSGYASIEAPSRGGEEGPPKDQTASEKRICFTSAGRKGTIFESFEGREPEEEEEEEEEEEEEEEEEGSTARGAAGGGPPHPHSPLAWSPYGQMFPGRDALPRRDYSIDEKTDALFNAFVRHDPQFDESPLRGKHRSRTHLRKQWQHAKQYSDPGVRYPALERHRTPLRRGDSANYPLDARFHSPLPRIVSAGDEEAAEAADGVPPPDPEIQVIVEEPGEVAPEPKAGSEPPGDDDCPGPGRCLGLGSGSELMDKIAGGLEERLYGRLRKAGARAQPTVAVAASDAPPDHSPV